A DNA window from Macadamia integrifolia cultivar HAES 741 chromosome 4, SCU_Mint_v3, whole genome shotgun sequence contains the following coding sequences:
- the LOC122075704 gene encoding uncharacterized protein LOC122075704, whose product MSGGTPVAGGLMRQRHSQGYASSGDDLEDDACSRFQQTSPQIPKARTWTEVVENILWIASAAFIIYFGDRHSNLIYLLWRDDRIRRWPLYLGLASNFLNIGIIFYTSLLGWGFRKSEEKLEMLTPSAAPVVAVLGLLSYCLWCFALWPIWSFLTLPLLFSLFMACMVISPYLMIGRLRPQVDTLRTD is encoded by the exons ATGTCGGGTGGGACACCAGTTGCTGGTGGATTAATGAGACAGAGACACAGTCAGGGATATGCCTCTAGTGGAGATGACCTAGAGGACGATGCCTGCTCAAGATTTCAGCAGACGTCTCCTCAAATCCCTAAAGCCAGGACATGGACTGAGGTTGTGGAGAATATTCTTTGGATTGCCTCTGCTGCATTCATTATCTACTTTGGTGATCGACATTCTAATCTCATATATCTTCTATGGCGGGATGATAGGATTAGGAG GTGGCCTTTATATCTTGGACTGGCGAGTAATTTTTTGAACATTGGGATCATATTTTATACAAGTCTTCTGGGATGGGGTTTCAGGAAATCTGAAGAGAAATTGGAAATGTTGACTCCATCTGCTGCGCCTGTTGTGGCTGTACTTGGCCTTCTCTCCTATTGCTT GTGGTGCTTTGCTTTGTGGCCAATTTGGAGTTTTCTGACCCTCCCTCTTCTG TTCTCATTGTTTATGGCTTGCATGGTTATATCTCCATATTTGATGATTGGAAGATTGAGGCCTCAAGTGGATACACTTCGTACAGATTAA